The following nucleotide sequence is from Streptomyces pactum.
GGTGGGCACGTCGAACTCGTAGTTCTCGTAGCCGCAGTAGGGCCGGGACTTGCGCAGGTCGTGCGGGAGCCCGGTGGCGCGCAGTATCGGCCCGGTGATGCCCAGCGCCATGCACCCGGCCAGGTCGAGGTGGCCGACGTTCTGGGTGCGCCCCTTGAAGATGGGGTTGCCGCTGGCGAGCTTGTCGTACTCGGCGAGGTTCTTCCGCATCTTCTTCACGAAGGCCCGCACCTGGTCCACGGCGCCCGGGGGCAGGTCCTGGGCGAGGCCGCCGGGGCGGACGAAGGCGTGGTTCATCCGCAGCCCGGTGATCAGCTCGAACAGGTCCAGGACCATCTCCCGGTCCCGGAAGCCGGTGAACATCACGGTGATGGCGCCGAGCTCCATGCCGCCGGTGGCGGCGTAGACCAGGTGCGAGGAGATCCGGTTGAGCTCCATGAGCATGACGCGGATGACCGAGGCCCGCTCGGGGATCTGGTCCTCGATGCCCAGCAGCCGCTCCACGCCGAGGCAGTAGGCCACCTCGTTGAAGAACGGCGTCAGGTAGTCCATGCGCGTGACGAAGGTGGTGCCCTGCGTCCAGTTCCGGTATTCGAGGTTCTTCTCGATGCCGGTGTGCAGGTAGCCGATCCCGCAGCGGGCCTCGGTGACCGTCTCGCCGTCGATCTCCAGGATGAGCCGGAGCACGCCGTGGGTGGACGGGTGCTGCGGACCCATGTTGACCACGATCCGCTCGTCGTCGGACCGGGCCGCGGCGGCGACGACCTCGTCCCAGTCGCCGCCGGTGACCGTGTAGACGGGTCCCTCGGTGGTCTCCCGCGCGGGAGCGGGGGCCGGCCTGGTCGATGAGTTCGGGGAAGACATCAGCTGTACGACCTCCGCTGGTCGGGCGCCGGGATCTCGGCGCCCTTGTACTCGACGGGGATGCCGCCGAGTGAGTAGTCCTTGCGCTGCGGGTGGCCCTGCCAGTCGTCGGGCATCATGATCCGGGTGAGCGACGGATGGCCGTCGAAGACCAGGCCGAAGAAGTCGTAGGTCTCCCGCTCGTGCCAGTCGTTGGTCGGGTAGACCGAGACGATCGACGGGATGTGCGGGTCCCGGTCGGGCGCGGTCACCTCCAGCCGGATCAGCCGGTTGTGGGTGATCGACCGCAGGTGGTAGACGGCGTGCAGCTCCCGGCCGGTGTCGCCGGGGTAGTGCACCCCGCTCACCCCGGTGCAGATCTCGAAGCGCAGCGCGGGGTCGTCGCGCAGGGTGCGGGCCACCTGCGGCAGGTGTTCGCGGGCGATGTGGAAGGTCAGCTCGTCGCGGTCCACCACGGTCTTCTCGATGACCTCGCCGGGCACCAGCCCCTGTTCCTCCAGGGCGCCTTCGAGCTCGTCGGCGATCTCGTCGAACTCCCCGTACGCGTCCCGGGAGCGCGGGCCCCCGTACGGGCGGGTGGCCGGGCCGGGCATCCGGATGCCCCGCACCAGCCCGCCGTAGCCCGAGGTGTCGCCGCCGTTGTTGGCGCCGAACATGCCCTGCTGCACGCGGATGGTCTCGCCCCGGTCACCGCGCTGGCCCGGCAGGTTCTGCGCGTTGAGGTCCTGCTCGGGGTTGACCCCGCCGGGGCCCGGGTCGTGGGTGCTGGAGTCATTCACCGCAGCAGCCCCTTCATCTCGATGGTCGGGAGCGCCTTGAGCGCCGCTTCCTCCGCCTCGCGGGCCGCGCGTACGCGGTTGACGCCGAGCTTCTCGTCGCGGATCTTCTCGTGCAGCTTGATGATCGCGTCGAGCAGCATCTCGGGGCGGGGCGGACAGCCGGGCAGATAGATGTCCACCGGCACGATGTGGTCCACGCCCTGCACGATCGCGTAGTTGTTGAACATGCCGCCGGAGGAGGCGCACACGCCCATCGCGATCACCCACTTGGGGTTCGGCATTTGGTCGTAGACCTGGCGGAGCACCGGGGCCATCTTCTGGCTCACCCGCCCGGCGACGATCATCAGATCGGCCTGGCGGGGGGAGCCACGCCAGACCTCCATGCCCCAGCGCGCCATGTCGTAGCGCCCGGCGCCGGTGGCCATCATCTCGATCGCGCAGCACGCGAGCCCGAAGGTGGCGCCGAAGACCGAGGACTTGCGGGCCAGACCGGCCGCGTTCTCCACCGTGGTGAGCAGGAACCCGCTCGGCAGTTTCTCTTCGATACCCATCCGATGTGCCCTCTCTCCCTTGAGCTCCGCTCCGGCCGTTCGCCCCTAGTCCCACTCCAGGCCGCCGCGGCGCCAGACGTAGGCGTAGGCGACGAAGACGGTGAGGACGAAGAGGAGCATTTCCACGAGTCCGAACAGCCCCAGGGCGTCGAAGGTGACGGCCCACGGGTAGAGGAAGACGATCTCGATGTCGAAGACGATGAAGAGCATCGCCGTCAGGTAGTACTTGATCGGGAAGCGCCCGCCGCCGGCCGGCTGCGGGGTCGGCTCGATGCCGCATTCGTAGGCTTCGAGCTTGGCCCGGTTGTAGCGCTTGGGGCCGACGATCGACGCCATGAAGACGGAGAAGATCGCGAAACCGGCCCCGAGGGCTCCCAGTACGAGGATGGGCGCGTATGCGTTCACCGTCCTCGCTCCCTTCGTCGACGATGACTGTGGGGTTCCCCCGGCCCGAGGCGGGGGGTGGACTGCACCAGGCAGGCTCACCACCGCACACAGATCGTGGTTATGTGAGGCAGTTCACAAGCCCGATTCGCCTGCATCCTATGCCTGTCGTCCTGTGATCTGCGACACGGGGTACAGGAACGGCTTTGTGATCTCCACCACCTGACGAAGGATCATGAAGTCGTATGAGCGGTTATCTACACACGCAAAGCGTTCGACTGATCACCAGAAGTGATATTTGGAGCCGTCGACGCTGGTCACGGCGGTCTGGCATTATCAAGGAATCCCTGCTACCGCAAATTGGCGCGGAACGTCGTCAACTGATAAAGGAGATCCGCTCGTACGAGGGAGAGCCCGGCGGCGGGCCGGGGCCGGGCGGTGGGCGGAGCGGGCCGGGCGACGGTCCGGCGGCGACCGCGGACCGGCCGTCGCCGGCCGCTCGCCGGTCGCCGCCCGGCCGGGGCCGCTCGCGGCGGCTCGTGAAGCGGTGCACACGGCACGGCACGGTGGCGGCGGGGCGAGAGGCCGGTCGTGCACACGGGGCCGCCGGCTCGACGGGACGGACGGCCGATGCGGGGCGAAAGGCCACCGGCGCGGCGGCAGGGTCCACGCGGGACGGCGCGATGCGGGATGCCCCGGGGACGGCGTGGCGCGGGGCGGGCCGGGGCGGGAACGGTATGGCGCGGTACGGGGCGGTTCGGCGGGAGTGGTCCGGGCGGGCGGCCACGGGAGGGCGGCGCCCGGGAGGCGGATCGCGAGCGTCCGGAACGGGGCGCCGGCAACGTGACGTATCCCACGCTCACACTACTTGTCTATCTCGATTTCCCAGGAAACCTTGGTGCGCCGCTCGAAAAGGTGATAGGGCCCCGAGTGTGGCGCCCAAGGTCGCAAACGCCATGCGTATGCACATGATCGAGGATTTCGGACAGCGGCGGACCGCCACCGTTTCGCGGTGAGGAGCCGGAATTTAGGGCGCGTACACGCCAAGTGTGGCGCACGTCACGTTTGTTGATCTCAACGCACACGCCCTGATAGCCGTGTACCCATGTCCCCTGTCGCACACATACCCAGCCACCGGAAGCCCCGCCGTACCGCGTCCTCGACGCGGGCACTCCGAGCCGGGGTGACCGGTGGCATTCTCAGCCTCGCGGTGGCCGGCACCACGATGCAGGCCACCGCCGCCGAGCCGGCCGCGGCCGAGTCCACGCTGGAGATGCCGACCGTCAGCGACGCGCTGACGGACACGGCCGCGAAGACCGCCGCGGCCACCGAGGAAGCGGCATTCGGTTACGAGCTGCAGGCACAGCAGGACAAGGCTGCCGCGCAGGCCGCCAAGGACGCCAAGAAGGCGAAGGAAGAGGCCGAGCGGAAGGCCAAGGCCGAGCGGGAGGCCCAGCGGAAGGCCGCCGCCGAGCGGGCCGCGAAGGCCAAGGAGGAGCAGGCCGAGCGCGAGCGGGCGTCCCGGTCGCAGGAGCGCACCTCGCTCAACACCCGGTCGACCGCCGACACCCCGGCCACCAGCAGCGGCACCAGCACCCAGGCCCCCTCCTCGTCCTCCTCCGGCAGCGTCTCCACGCTGCTCAGCTTCCTGCACGCGCAGGTCGGCAAGGCGTACGTGCCGGGCGCGACCGGTCCGTCCTCGTACGACTGCTCCGGGCTGACCCAGACCGCGTTCCGCCAGATCAACATCAGCCTGCCGCGCGTGTCGCAGGACCAGTCGGTGACCGGCACCCAGGTCTCGCTGAGCAACGTCCAGCCGGGCGACATCCTCTACTGGGGAAGCGCCGGCAGCGCCTACCACGTCGCCGTCTACATCGGCGACGGCAAGTTCATCGGTGCCCAGAACTCCGGCACCGGCGTCGTCATCCGGGACATGAGCTACGACATGCCGACCGGGGCCGTCCGCGTCCTGTAGTCACGTCGTCACACAGGTGAGGGCCGTCGCCCCGGTGCTGCCGGGGCGATGGCCCTCCGCCCGTTCCGGGCCCGGCCGAGGACGGGCCGGCGGTCGGGCCCGGCCGCCGGCGGACCGGCGGCCGCGGTGGTCACGAGGCCGCGTAGATCCGCTGCGCGAACTCCGCCACCTCCTCGTCGGTGAGGTGCCGGGCGAGGTCCGCCTCACTGATCATGCCGACCAGCCGCTTGTTGTCGATCACCGGCAGCCGGCGGATGCGGTGCTCCTCCATCTCGTGGAGCACTTCGCTCACATCGGCGTCCGCGTTGATCCAGCGCGGGGTTCCCTTGGCCATGTCGCCCGCGGTCACGGACGCCGGGTCGTGGCCCATCGCCACACACCCGACCACGATGTCGCGGTCGGTCAGGATGCCGCACAGCCGCTCGTTCTCGTCGCTGATCGGCAGGGCTCCGACGTCCAGATCCCGCATCACCTGGGCCGCCCGGTCCAGCGTCTCCCAGCGCGGGATCCACTGGGCGCCCGGATGCATGATGTCTGCGGCGGTGGTCATGTGTTCTGCCTCCTCCAGGGCCCACCGGCGCCTGCCGGGCCCACGGGCCCCTCTCCGGTGTCGCCGCGGCTGCCGCCCACGGCGCCCCTTTCCCATCATCACCACCCCGGCGGGGACACGCGACCGCTGCCGGACGGCGGCGGGCGGAGCCGCTGCCGGGCCACGGCCCGGCGTCCGAAGGGCCCCGGCGCCGGACCCGGGGGCCGGACCCGCCCCGGGCCCTCCCGGGCGCCGGGCCGGGATCGGCCGGGCGGACCCGCCCGGGCCGGACGCGGTCGGGGGCGTGGGCCCCACGCGCACGGCGTCGCGGACGCGTGGGGCGTGGGCGCGACGCGGACGGCGTCGGGGACGCGGTCGGGGGTACGACGCCGACGTGGGCGCGCTGCGGACGGGGCACGGGCGTGGGGTGGTGCGCCCGGAAGCGGCCGCCGAGGGGCTCCGGGGCGGCGGGCGGCGCCCCGGCCGGGGCTCAGGAGCTGGGGGTGATCCTGGTCAGACCGTTGATGATGCGGTCCATCGCGTCGCCGCCGTGCGGGTCGGTGAGGTTCGCCAGCAGCTTCAGCGCGAAGCGCATCAGCATTGGGTGGGTCAGCCCGCGCTCGGCGGCCAGCTTCATCACCTTGGGGTTGCCGATCAGCTTCACGAACGCCCGGCCGAGCGTGTAGTAGCCGCCGTAGGTCTCCTTGATGACCGCCGGGTAGCGCAGCAGCGCCCGCTCGCGCTGGGCGGCGGTGGCCCGGGCGTGTGCCTGGGCGATGACCTCCGCGGCGATGTGGCCGGATTCCATCGCGTACGCGATGCCCTCGCCGTTGAACGGGTTCACCATCCCGCCCGCGTCGCCGACCAGCAGCAGTCCGCGGCTGTAGTGCGGCGTGCGGTTGAAGGCCATCGGCAGGGCGGCGCCGCGGACCGGGCCCGTCATGTTCTCCGGGGTGAACCCCCAGTCCTCGGGCATCGACGCGCACCACGCCTTCAGCACCTCGCGCCAGTCCAGCTCCTTGAACGCGTCGGAGGTGTTGAGCACCCCCAGCCCCACGTTGGAGGTCCCGTCGCCCATGCCGAACACCCAGCCGTAGCCGGGCAGCAGCCGCGGCCGGCTCCCCCGCCGGTCCCACAGCTCCAGCCAGGACTCCAGGTAGTCGTCCTGGTGCCGCGGGGAGGTGAAGTAGGTGCGCACCGCCACGCCCATCGGGCGGTCGTCCCGCCGGTGCAGCCCCATGCCGACGGAGAGCCGGGTGGAGTTGCCGTCGGCCGCCACCACCAGCGGCGCGTGGAAGGTGACCGGGATCTTGTCCTCGCCGAGCCGGGCCCGCACCCCGGTGATCCGGCCGGTGCGGTCGTCCACGAGCGGGCCGCCGACGTTGCACCGCTCGTACAGCCGGGCGCCGGCCTTCTCGGCCTGCCGGGCCAGCTGCTGGTCGAAGTCGTCGCGCTTGCGGACGAGTCCGAAGTCCGGGAAGGAGGCGAGATCCGGCCAGTCGAGCTGGAGCCGGATGCCGCCGGCGACGATGCGCAGGCCCTTGTTCCGCAGCCAGCCCGCCTCCTCGGAGATGTCGATGCCCATCGCCACCAGCTGCTTGGTGGCGCGCGGGGTGAGGCCGTCGCCGCACACCTTCTCGCGCGGGAACGCGGTCTTCTCCAGCAGCAGCACGTCCAGCCCGGCCTTCGCCAGGTGGTACGCCGCGGCGGAACCGGCCGGGCCCGCCCCGACCACGATCACATCGGCGCTCTGCCCGGCGGCGAGGCCCTCGGCCGGCGGACGTGCGGTGGCTGAGGTCTCGCTCACGTAGGTCTCCCGGTGAATCGGTGGCGGATTACCAGACACCCGGCGCGGCCGGGCGGTGACAGCTGCAGTCTAGGGTGCGCCCATGACCGGCGCCGAAAGATCACCGCCCGGTCGGCCCCCTGCCCTCCATGCGGCCCCGGACCGCGGCCCGGGGCCGCATGGAGGCTCCGGGGCCGGAGGCGCGGGAGCCGTACGGGGAGGGCCCGTAGGGGTGCCCGTACGGGCCCTGCCGGGGGTCCCGTCCGTCGGGGCCCCGTAGAGGTCCGTCGGGGGTCCGTAGGGGTGCCCGCGGGGCCGCGGAAGGGCGGAGGAGTGCCCGTGGCGCCGCGGGGGTTCCCGTAGGGGTCGTGAGGGTGCCCGTAAGGCCGTGGGGGTCGGGCGGCAGAGCCGGGCGGGGCGGGAACCCCGGGCGGTCAGGGCTTGGTGCCCCGGTGCAGGGCGACCACCCCGCCGGTGAGGTTCCGCCAGGCGACCCGCGACCAGCCGGCCCGCTGGAGCCGGGCGGCCAGACCGGCCTGGTCGGGCCAGGACCGGATGGACTCGGCGAGGTACACGTACGCCGCGGGGTTGCTGCTCACCGTCCGCGCCACCGGGGGCAGCGCGCGCATCAGGTACTCGGTGTAGACGGTCCGGAACGGCGCCCAGGTGGGCCGGCTGAACTCGCAGACCACGACCCGGCCGCCGGGCCTGGTCACCCGCAGCATCTCGCGCAGCGCGGCGTCCGGGTCCTGGACGTTCCGCAGCCCGAAGGAGATCGTCACCGCGTCGAAGGCGTCGTCGGCGAAGGGCAGCCGGGTCGCGTCGCCGGCGGTGAGCGCCAGCTCCGGGCGGCGGCGCTTGCCCTCCAGCAGCATGCCGAGGGAGAAGTCGCAGGGGACCACGGTGGCCCCGGCGGCGGCGAAGGGCAGCGAGGAGGTACCGGTGCCGGCGGCGAGGTCCAGCACCCGCTCACCGGGCCGCGCCGCCACGGCCCGCGCCACGGCGGTGCGCCACAGACGGGACTGCCCGAGCGAGAGCACATCGTTCATCAGGTCGTATCGGGCGGCCACGTCATCGAACATCGCGGCGACTTCGTGCGGCTGTTTGTCCAGCGTTGCTCGGGTCACTCCCCCATTGTTCACCCCGGGTCCCGCGGTACCGCGCCGGGGCCGCGGAACGCGCCCGGGGCCGCGGCACGGGCCCGGGGCCCGGGCGGGGTCCCGGGCGGGGCCCCGCCCGCGGTCGCCGTTCCCGCGGGCGGTACGGGTGCCGTCCGCGGTCGCCGTTCCGGCGGGAGGTGCGGGTGCCGTCCGCCGGGGACGGGTCCCCGGCGGACGCGGGCGCGGTCGATCGCCACCGCGACCGGGCGGACGGGCGGCGGGTTCACCCCGCGGAGGGCGCGCCGCGCGGTTTCCGTATCACTTCCGCCAGAACAGGTGGTGCGTCACGCCGCTCGGGCTGGGCACCACGTCCCGGTGGAACCGGTCCAGCAGCTCGTCGGGGGAGTCCCAGAGCCGCAGTCCGGATCCGAGCTCCACCGGTGAGACCGCCACGTGCAGGGTGTCCACGAGGTCGGCGTCGAGGAACTCCCGGATGGTGGTGACCCCGCCGCCGAGCCGGACGTCCTTGCCCTGGGCCGCCTCCTTCGCCTGCCGGAGGACGGTGGCCGGGTCTCCGGAGACGAAGTGGAACGTGGTGTCGGAGAGCGTGAACGAAGGCCGCTCGTGGTGGGTCATGACGAACACCGGCGTGCGGAACGGGGGCTCGTCACCCCACCAGCCGCACCACTCGTGGTCCTCCCAGGGCCCGCGCTGCGGCCCGAACTTGTTGCGGCCCATGATCTCGGCGCCGATGTTGCGCGCGTAGTCCCGCGTCAGGTAGTCGTCGAGGCCCCGGCTGCCCCCCGGCTCGGTCCGCATGGGCCAGCTGGCCGTGGCGCCGGCCCACGCGAAGAGCTTCGCGGGATCGACGCCGTGGCCGAACGGGTTCTCGAAGCTCTGGTCCTCACCGGCGGCGATGCCGTCGCTCGAAACGTTGAAATTCTGCACTCTCAGCAGCTGCGCCACGGGGGTGTCTCCTCCTGCGTATCGATGACGGTGATGAGACTCCCCGGGACGCGAGAACTCATCGCTCCCCGGGACCGGCCGGACATCCGGCACCGGGCCGCCGGCGGCGCCAGGGGTCGGACCGCCGGCGCCGGGGCGGCCGGGCCGGCGACGCCGGGGGCCGGGTCAGCGGCGCCGGTACACCAGCCGTCCGTCGAGCACGGTGGCGACGCAGCGGGCCGCACCCGCCCGCAGCAGCGCCGGTTCGTCCGGCACGTCGAAGACCGCGAGGTCGGCACGCCCGCCGACGGCCAGCGGACCGCGGACCGCGGCGGCCAGGTCCGCGGCGTACCGGAACGGGTCGAGCGAGACCCCCGCGGCGGGTTCGGGGGCGCCGTCGGCCGGTACCTCGACGAGGCCGGAGCGGGCGACCGCGGTCCGGACCGCCGGCCGCTCGAACGGTCCCGCCACCGCCGTCGTGCCGTACCCGAGCATCCGCTGGAGGCCCCGGCGGGCACCGGCCCCCCAGCGGGTCGCGGTCATCTCCAGCGCGGCCAGCCGCTCCCCGGTCAGCGGCTCGGTGCCGAGGTCGTCCGCCTCCCGCGGGTCCGGGTGGTAGGCGCGCTCCAGCAGCCGCCGGCCGTGCCACTGCCGCAGGCCGGGGGTGATCAGGCCGGGCCAGCGGCGGACGCGGGCGCCGGGCCGGTCGGCGGCGAGTTCCCGGTACGGGCCGATCGCCGCGATCCGGTCACCGTCGACCAGGACCGCGCCGTCCGGCACGGCGGCCGGGTCGGACGCCCCGCCGGCCGCGGACGGCGGGGCCGCGGTCAGGACGAGGGGGGCGGTGTGCAGGGTCAGCATGGCGGGTCCGCTCGGGCTCCCGGCTCAGCGGGCGCTGACCACCTTCAGCTCCGGGTGCCCCGCCCCGCCTTCGGCCGGGGCGCTGCGTGCCACCCCGCCGCCCTCGATCGCGATGGACGACAGGTGGGAGACGACGCGGTCGTCCACCGGGTCGTTCGCCGGGTCGTCGTGCACCACGAGGTGCTCGTAGGTGGTGGCGCGCTGGGCCGGCACCCGTCCCGCCTTGCGGATCAGGTCGATCAGCTCCAGCCGGTTGGAGCGGTGCCTGGCGCCGGCCGAGGAGACCACGTTCTCCTCCAGCATCACCGAGCCCAGGTCGTCCGCGCCGTAGTGCAGCGACAGCTGGCCGGCCTCCTTGCCGACGGTCAGCCAGGAACCCTGGATGTGCGCGACGTTGTCCAGGAAGAGCCGGGCGACGGCGATCATCCGCAGGTACTCGAAGACGGTGGCCTGCGTCTGCCCCTTCAGGTGGTTGTTCTCCGGCTGGTAGGTGTACGGGATGAAGGCGCGGAAACCGCCGGTGCGGTCCTGCACGTCGCGGATCATGCGGATGTGCTCGATCCGCTCCGCGTTGGTCTCACCGGTGCCCATGAGCATGGTGGAGGTGGACTCCACGCCCAGCCGGTGCGCCGTCTCCATGATCTCCAGCCAGCGCTCGCCGGACTCCTTCAGCGGCGCGATGGCCTTGCGCGGCCGGGCCGGGAGCAGCTCCGCGCCGGCGCCGGCGAAGGAGTCCAGCCCGGCGGCGTGGATGCGCTGGATCGCCTCCTCGACCGACACCTCGGAGATGCGCGCCATGTGCTCGACCTCGGAGGCGCCCAGCGAGTGGATCACCAGCTGGGGGAACTCCTTCTTGATGGCCGAGAAGTGCTTCTCGTAGTACTCGACGCCGAAGTCCGGGTGGTGGCCGCCCTGGAACATGATCTGGGTGCCGCCCAGCTCGACCGTCTCGGCGCAGCGCCGCAGGATGTCGTCGAGATCGCGTGTCCACCCCTTGGCGGTGTCCTTGGGGGCGGCGTAGAAGGCGCAGAACTTGCACGCCGTCACGCACACGTTGGTGTAGTTGATGTTCCGCTCGATGATGTACGTCGCGATGTGCTCGGTGCCCGCGTAGCGGCGCCGGCGCGCGGCGTCGGCTGCGGCGCCCAGGGCGTGCAACGGCGCGTGGCGGTACAGGTCGAGGGCTTCCTCCGGGGTGATCCGGCCACCGGCGGCTGCGCGGTCGAGGACGGACTGCAGGTCGGCGTTCTCGTTCACCGGGGCGTCCCTTTCGGAGCGGTTGCGGACGGACTGACCCAGCGTACGCCAGGGGTGACGGACGTCTGTGGCGGGCCGGGCCCGCCGGACCCCTGCCCGGGGTGCCGGGCCCGGCGGGGCGGGCCGGCCCGCGGACGGGGTCCAGGCGGAGGACCCGGCACCGGCGGGTCCGCGACGGCCCGGGGCGGTTCGCGCGGGGCGGTACGGCGGCGGGACCGAGGCGGCCCGGGGCGGTACGGCGGGCTCCGGAGGGCGCGGGGCGTCAGGGCAGGGGCCCGTCAGGGGCGCGGGATCGTCAGGGGCGCGGGTCCGGGACCAGCCGGCCCGGCCGGGCGGACGGGCGGGCGGGTGCGCGGGTGGCTCAGCCGCCGTCCACGCGGCTGAGCCGGGCGGTGGGCAGGCCCCCGCTCTCGTCCTGGGAGGAGAACCCCAGCCGGCCGTCGTCCAGCCGGGTGAAGGTCACGGTGGCCTCCTCGCCGGTGCAGCCGACGTCCTTGGGGCGGTCCGGGTCCGACCGTTCGAAGCCGGTGATCCGTTCGGAGTTCGCCGAGGTCAGCTTGGCCTCGCTGTAGCAGGTCACGCCCACCGAGAGCACCTTCACGTCGTACCGGACGCGGATCACGTACTCACCGGGGATGCCGGGGCGGATGGTGGCCGTCATGGTGCCGGCGGGCACCCCGCCCCGCTGGGTGACGTCGCCCTTCCAGGTCCCCACGAAGGCCGGGGAGACGGAGGAGGAGGGCCGGGGCCGCTGCCCGCCGGAGCTCGCGGAGTCCTCCGGGTCCGGCTCGCCGCCGCCGGAGGGCGGCTCCGTCGCACTGTCGCCGGGGTCGGGCTTCCCCGTGGCGGGCGGCCGGTCGGTCTTCCCGTCGGCCTGCGGGGTGCCGCCCCCGCCGTGCGGGATCAGGTCGAACACGTACGCCCCGGCGCCCACCACGGCCAGCGCACCGGCCACCGAGAGCACCAGCGAACAGCTCAGCGCCCGTGGCCTGTTGCGTCGGCCCAGCGAGGCGGAGAGGGCTATCCGCCGGCCCGCCGCGCCCTCCGGTTCCCCCTCCGGCGGGGACGGCTCCGGCAGGGGCCCGGCGGGGCGGGCGCCGGCACCGTCCCGGGCGGCGGGAGTGCCCGGGGTGCCGGTGCCGCCCGGGCTTCCGCCGCCGGGGCCGCCCGAGCCGTTCTGGACGACCCCGCCCGGGGAGCCCGGAGTGCCCGTACCGCCGGAACCGCCCGGGGCGCCGGGGCCGCCGGGGCCGTGGACGCCCGGGGCGCCGCCGGCCGGCCACGGGTGCCGCCGGTGGCGGGCCGACATGCCTCGGTCTGCGTCCGCGGGTCACCGGATGCGGTCGGGCGCGGGTCGCCGGCGGCGGACGCGTGGGTACGCCGGTGGCGGCTGCGGGCGGGCCGCCGGGCCGGCTGCCGGAGGTGTCGTACGCGGGGTCCGGCGGGCCGAAGGTGCCGAGGGCGGGGGCGAGGTCCGGATCGAGCGGCCGGGCGGTGCCGGGCGGCTGCGAGCTCCACCGCCGGCCGCCGGGCGGCGGGGTGGCGGCCTCGCCCGGGGACCTGCGGGCCGGGGCGGTTCCCGCGGCGGACGGTCCGGGGACGGGCGGGCCTGGGGCCGGCGGGCGGCCGGGGCGGCGGGCCTCCAGGTCGAGCAGCGCGACCACCTGCCGGCTGACCCGCTCGACCAGCGGCCCGGGCAGCCAGCCGGGACCCAGCAGCGTCGCGGCGCCCGCGGGGGCGACGCGGGCGGCGATCTGCCCGGGCGTGGGACGGCCGGCGGGGTCCTTGGCCAGGCACGCGGTGACCAGCTCGCGCAGTTCCCCGGTGAGGCCGGGGCCGAGCACCGCGTCCTCGTGCACCACCTTGTACAGCAGGGCGGCGGAGCTGTGGCCGGGGAACGGGCCCTCGCCGGTGGCCGCGTACGCCAGGACCGCGCCCAGCGCGAAGACGTCCGTGGCGGCGTCCACCCGCCGGCCGAGGATCTGCTCGGGCGACATGTAGCCGGGTGAACCGAGGGAGGCGCCGGTGGCGGTGAGGGAGACCGTGCCCTCCAGGGCCCGGGCGATCCCGAAGTCGATCAGGCGTGGACCGTCCAGGGTGAGCAGCACGTTGGACGGCTTGACGTCCCGGTGCACCAGCCCGAGGCGGTGGACCGCGGCGAGCGCCTCGGCGAGCCCGGCGGCCAGGGCCCGCACCGAGGGGCCGGGCAGCGGACCGGAGTCCAGTACCGCCTGGCTCAGCGCCGGGCCGGCCACGTACCCGGTGGCCACCCAGGGAATCCGGGCCTCGGGGTCGGCGTCGAGCACCGGCGCGGTCCAGGCGCCGCCGACCCGGCGGGCCGCCTCCACCTCGCGCCGGAAGCGGGCCCGGAACTGCTCGTCCCGCGCGAGGTGCGGGTGCACCGTCTTGACCGCGACCGTCCGTCCGCCGGCGGTACGCCCCACGTAGACGCTGCCCATGCCGCCGGCGCCGAGCCGCCCCAGGAGGCGGTACGGGCCGATCGACTGCGGGTCTTCCGCTCCCAGCGGCTGCATCGCGATGCCTCCCCCTCGACTGCGCCGGTCCAGCTTAGGCGGCGGCCCGGCCGCGGGCCCGGTGGTGCGGAAGACCCGTGCCGGGTGCCGTACCGGTGCCCGCCCGGCCCGCGGCCGGGCGGCGGACCCGCGGCGGGACGGCGGACCCCGCCGCCCCGGAGGGACGCGCCCGCGGGCCCGGCGGACCGGAACCGCGGCCCGGCGCCGGACCGGAACCGCCCGCCCGGCGCCGGGCCGGACGGGTCCGGGCTCAGCC
It contains:
- a CDS encoding dihydrofolate reductase family protein, translated to MAQLLRVQNFNVSSDGIAAGEDQSFENPFGHGVDPAKLFAWAGATASWPMRTEPGGSRGLDDYLTRDYARNIGAEIMGRNKFGPQRGPWEDHEWCGWWGDEPPFRTPVFVMTHHERPSFTLSDTTFHFVSGDPATVLRQAKEAAQGKDVRLGGGVTTIREFLDADLVDTLHVAVSPVELGSGLRLWDSPDELLDRFHRDVVPSPSGVTHHLFWRK
- a CDS encoding demethylmenaquinone methyltransferase produces the protein MTRATLDKQPHEVAAMFDDVAARYDLMNDVLSLGQSRLWRTAVARAVAARPGERVLDLAAGTGTSSLPFAAAGATVVPCDFSLGMLLEGKRRRPELALTAGDATRLPFADDAFDAVTISFGLRNVQDPDAALREMLRVTRPGGRVVVCEFSRPTWAPFRTVYTEYLMRALPPVARTVSSNPAAYVYLAESIRSWPDQAGLAARLQRAGWSRVAWRNLTGGVVALHRGTKP
- the mqnC gene encoding cyclic dehypoxanthinyl futalosine synthase — its product is MNENADLQSVLDRAAAGGRITPEEALDLYRHAPLHALGAAADAARRRRYAGTEHIATYIIERNINYTNVCVTACKFCAFYAAPKDTAKGWTRDLDDILRRCAETVELGGTQIMFQGGHHPDFGVEYYEKHFSAIKKEFPQLVIHSLGASEVEHMARISEVSVEEAIQRIHAAGLDSFAGAGAELLPARPRKAIAPLKESGERWLEIMETAHRLGVESTSTMLMGTGETNAERIEHIRMIRDVQDRTGGFRAFIPYTYQPENNHLKGQTQATVFEYLRMIAVARLFLDNVAHIQGSWLTVGKEAGQLSLHYGADDLGSVMLEENVVSSAGARHRSNRLELIDLIRKAGRVPAQRATTYEHLVVHDDPANDPVDDRVVSHLSSIAIEGGGVARSAPAEGGAGHPELKVVSAR
- a CDS encoding imidazolonepropionase-like domain-containing protein; its protein translation is MLTLHTAPLVLTAAPPSAAGGASDPAAVPDGAVLVDGDRIAAIGPYRELAADRPGARVRRWPGLITPGLRQWHGRRLLERAYHPDPREADDLGTEPLTGERLAALEMTATRWGAGARRGLQRMLGYGTTAVAGPFERPAVRTAVARSGLVEVPADGAPEPAAGVSLDPFRYAADLAAAVRGPLAVGGRADLAVFDVPDEPALLRAGAARCVATVLDGRLVYRRR
- a CDS encoding serine/threonine-protein kinase yields the protein MQPLGAEDPQSIGPYRLLGRLGAGGMGSVYVGRTAGGRTVAVKTVHPHLARDEQFRARFRREVEAARRVGGAWTAPVLDADPEARIPWVATGYVAGPALSQAVLDSGPLPGPSVRALAAGLAEALAAVHRLGLVHRDVKPSNVLLTLDGPRLIDFGIARALEGTVSLTATGASLGSPGYMSPEQILGRRVDAATDVFALGAVLAYAATGEGPFPGHSSAALLYKVVHEDAVLGPGLTGELRELVTACLAKDPAGRPTPGQIAARVAPAGAATLLGPGWLPGPLVERVSRQVVALLDLEARRPGRPPAPGPPVPGPSAAGTAPARRSPGEAATPPPGGRRWSSQPPGTARPLDPDLAPALGTFGPPDPAYDTSGSRPGGPPAAATGVPTRPPPATRARPHPVTRGRRPRHVGPPPAAPVAGRRRPGRPRPRRPRRPGRFRRYGHSGLPGRGRPERLGRPRRRKPGRHRHPGHSRRPGRCRRPPRRAPAGAVPAGGGTGGRGGPADSPLRLAGPTQQATGAELFAGALGGRCAGRGGRRGVRVRPDPARRGRHPAGRREDRPAARHGEARPRRQCDGAALRRRRAGPGGLRELRRAAAPALLLRLPGLRGDLEGRRHPAGRGARRHHDGHHPPRHPR